A window of the Plasmodium vivax chromosome 12, whole genome shotgun sequence genome harbors these coding sequences:
- a CDS encoding hypothetical protein, conserved (encoded by transcript PVX_118165A), which yields MASHGRKRKNYEDRGDRSDVCDRQERNERNERHDRGDRLDRQDRHDREIIYDQIYSTPRKNKPRCMVVSNYKDNLLSYFESIINVENKGTHFSNKWYIHFYRVCLYNEKLYAGGSASAAEGGGAPGSNGKNNTNVSKKNIDKLIIEYNVEEVLRKVQTLVVRKLDCENLYYQKILVIVCLLFDFFQNKKHVNVRTLKHLEGEEEEDEGGEATTGKEANTQLANERSEGDHTNGKRNSRTKESKKRSRTTSVAANSSNYGDDDYDEVMSNRRGSSKYEAEMEVDVRKKKHLRQKHFQNESQKNYYIIEFKNLLFNEKKKFNNIEIFYHITNFIIHKYWYSSEFARYNVFVWFLNYLNNRLEIKKSINKINEQLEMFINLHPKIFNISHAKKRRKKNTHHMSASNSSYHMAGLGPGAVASTSNHNSGGHHFENGVLDYPNLKNRNRQLGGGFPDATNLDNKSKSSNGENINKVNTFSHFVSSTNVGSTGGIGGTGFFGAPSGSAPSGGLQISTTNVTASGSNNNSSNSNPFKGFNQSNNIFSSNKGNESSLFRKSSNTTPSSGANLFGSTTQSSGTNLFGSTAPSSGTTPSSSTNLFGSTTQASGTNPFSSTTQSSTSNPTSTTNTSAATSLFGGSLSNNSIQHPPGNSTVPKFTNAFSGVLNAQDNSSATCANPSGNNPLSGSLFGMKSSLTSSNTFGSPNSGTLGNQTASTIGNQTTATLGNSLMNNLSNQTTSIFNPKNNSSSETSNMNLSSSSNSRIFGFEKNTQGTSLFGNAAGKNQSKGLFPFGNNSQVGNQDKDSMQLGSSSGGNPMSIFGQKSKGDSTFSLMPGGGTSASSIGGGSGLGGTNTLSGGSGLGGTNTFGGFGRGGGASGGSLMNSGTGVSLKPSPGFQGALGAQKEGFFGGAKPNENIFGTSGAGTGAGAAANQTNIFGMQLSSAANHSPFSKAAGGIGGIGGISGISGISGSVSGNASGSIGGNVSGSIGGSLGLNGPPGGAGGSLGFGSSLAPTPGATIGMGNNLSQGNPSGPHFQPMGTTPSANNLANLFNSESGSKELFKDLKLSTDTGQKFSVNKKPLFSKRVKNNTLLTPNSNANPENNIFSSNYVNKDSLLINQDKPMKVIFGQNKSSSAVDPPPPVGGAGAPPLGGTNLFGSTISGSTISGSGGINDSGSNNQEKANNLFNQSSNQMGNKITFNAASSSSMGQSNSTTTTFGKSTGSNLFGSSSSNLFQSGTNNLFGNNQPSGSTNSSNNNNNNNNPFGGSPFFTPPDGTKNDPHNNNPGLAIPVKKLTLEERKRKTAKSNMLSLFSNNKMGTSTDTNNAVDTSLGASLSNGLLGNRSSTGANPFSFSSTSVDSVSKGGTSANTATATTANDAPGGTSLFGQNRGTGSNSVALGAPQTTWGDKKASIFGSATSASNEGSGAAANAANKEGNGDTTATTPSTNPISGNNPNEKGTFQTGMKSSLFPFALNKTGENTTATTEKEKPKSGIFGFGSLEVKGEQKEEPKGGDKNDLPEKDKGGEDKLSRKNEKDNFQVFGSAFVSSINGQNKDASAKGNDSVPSPFGFGKTKMEENKTSASPFVFPSNKEDRSSTPIFGLPSKTSSFNELQTGEEKNKTSVFSVGGESKQGDLSGAQPERSDVFKFSATGVGTDGSAVGANVGGSFGSGAFGSTPFGSAPFGGAPFGSAAPKTGSLFGGPVESGANVSDHINYDDVKNRKRRRNVDMEDQDEAAKSKGRDSTDETNQWGGDNSRRKGPSGSHFGDEKNDELSTDSLFFKKSKLGSALNDTKNILNTLKFDNIPSKDMLSASLNETSLSARENNLIERGVLNVSASPWDSKEEGGSPTKDKTGSGMPSSGFFPPTGGDASHFGLRNTLSNQLTAETNNTSGGPAPFKQSSEPNHGSMEESNLPFGTREGNHFLDDQAKKGAKQDELNDQERLKMNNYLMRETNDGGSDVDGDLDRDGKEGKNAKKDHLVTDKKSLNRIVAYNKRISFDDIEVDLDKDVIDLNDLRQNLFLCVLNFHLNYWAEKVILFYPHNEKINKFCNRIMKIKNEFDETYNFNLFEQIHMLAKKMLKRIDRNCCIYESVLFLSAENLYVLKNAKLSLFEAFNVYHFWFQRNSLDVKKNFQNFMYTNKIYPSYLNYYMNLYKNHKSFNYKYTQGGGETEGKRKGSAKKKKMKQLDQEGERGSDSASNSASNSASNSASNSASNSTDREEPNGSAGSSGSSARPRDGDSSSQGEADSEGSGAGSSGRSSGRSSGRSSGRSSARSSSRSCRGGRRAKRKGRARKGSAERKEDSLIEILNSNSSDVSDVMDNGNKEEPLNMHIKEKYLYLSKGKARKNKLFLPSHIRVKKLSACECILLELILKRDILNVLKKYKIFKTEKYEYLYVNLIAMLKHYNYFSLEKENEISKSSTSTSATVSGVAGEAGEAHTGDAGAGTSLPPLGQNKPNSQLKKLSNHLTSNCMNTKNDKINILKKICDRNLLYYINMQLKNITHLISFNEMEIACVYLNHIKNNLYVMFQMPILLYNTLFDRIITSYNDYIVMENFFNNSCLYNDFRYENIFKTKVAYMLMKKFFHLDDTENCIRFALYFESIRTKAPRNNIYNDYIFHKNLVSAYIKVHEDIVPEEWIQAQTSNNSELSDLHDSEYLDYYSFFFKDISKYIKFHIMQKIVCGNIFSLRRRDYTNAQEGGSGVTSGVVSGVVSGGASGGVSGGASGAAGGEASEVTAGMTSGANAPAGETTPPQSACEDNFACYFVYMVNRSILDDLINLYASKGDYFYKRISATLINSSFVKEYEKTHNKHFHMHVQVANINHFMKTNFFEYINFFKKKELYHIDKTKNEDEIMQNLVNVIKGNGKKIVLVINMLVEIITKMEKKVLKNVNIFITINLRNLIIDTFYLFKYIFNNKEFSLHLVEDMYRNAVTFNDLINSTFSDDVHYYPREQIKELYTYIRHKFTNQNLIA from the coding sequence ATGGCGTCTCacgggaggaagaggaagaactaCGAGGATCGGGGCGACCGCAGTGACGTGTGCGACCGGCAGGAGCGGAATGAGCGGAATGAGCGGCACGATCGGGGTGACCGCCTAGACCGCCAGGACCGCCACGACAGGGAAATAATTTACGACCAAATATACTCCACGCCCAGGAAGAACAAGCCGAGGTGCATGGTCGTGTCAAACTACAAGGACAACTTGCTGAGCTACTTCGAGAGCATCATAAACGTCGAAAATAAGGGAACCCATTTCAGCAACAAATGGTACATCCATTTTTACCGAGTCTGCCTGTATAATGAGAAGCTCTATGCAGGTGGCTCCGCTTCGGCGGccgaggggggaggagctccAGGGAGTAATGGAAAGAACAACACAAAtgtgagtaaaaaaaatatcgacAAATTGATCATCGAATATAACGTGGAGGAAGTCCTTCGGAAGGTGCAAACTTTAGTAGTGAGAAAATTAGATTGTGAAAATTTGTACTATCAAAAAATTCTAGTAATTgtgtgcctcctttttgacTTCTTCCAAAATAAGAAGCACGTGAATGTAAGGACGCTAAAACATTTGGAaggtgaggaggaagaggacgaggggggggaagcgacaaCCGGAAAGGAGGCAAATACCCAGTTAGCAAATGAACGTTCTGAAGGAGAtcacacaaatgggaaaagaaatTCTCGCACGAAGGAGTCAAAGAAAAGGTCCAGAACAACATCCGTAGCGGCCAACTCGTCCAATTACGGAGATGACGATTACGATGAGGTAATGAGCAATCGAAGGGGCAGCAGCAAATATGAAGCTGAAATGGAAGTAGatgtgaggaagaaaaaacacctCAGACAAAAGCATTTCCAAAATGAAagtcaaaaaaattactacatcatagaatttaaaaacttactctttaatgaaaaaaaaaaatttaacaatatagaaatattttaccACATCACAAACTTCATCATACACAAGTATTGGTACTCATCCGAATTTGCAAGGTACAACGTTTTTGTTTGGTTTTTAAATTACCTGAATAATAGGTTGGAGATCAAAAAGAGTATTAACAAGATAAATGAGCAGCTGGAAATGTTCATCAACCTGCATCCCAagatttttaacatttcacATGccaagaagaggaggaagaaaaacaccCACCATATGAGTGCCAGCAATAGCAGCTATCACATGGCTGGCTTAGGACCCGGAGCGGTTGCCTCCACCTCCAACCACAATAGCGGTGGTCATCACTTTGAAAATGGCGTCTTAGACTACCCGAACCTTAAAAATAGGAACAGACAGCTGGGCGGGGGATTTCCCGATGCCACTAATTTGGATAACAAAAGCAAATcttcaaatggggaaaatattaacaagGTTAACACGTTCAGTCATTTTGTAAGTTCCACCAATGTGGGTAGCACAGGTGGTATTGGCGGCACCGGCTTTTTCGGTGCTCCGAGTGGCAGCGCTCCGAGTGGTGGTCTGCAAATTTCCACCACGAACGTGACCGCGAGCGGAAGCAACAACAATAGCAGCAATAGCAACCCATTCAAAGGATTTAACCAAAGCAACAACATATTTAGCAGCAACAAGGGTAATGAAAGCAGCTTGTTCAGGAAGAGCAGCAACACCACCCCGTCTAGCGGCGCCAACCTGTTTGGCAGTACCACTCAGTCTAGCGGCACCAATCTGTTTGGCAGCACCGCCCCGTCTAGCGGCACCACCCCGTCTAGCAGTACCAACCTGTTTGGCAGTACCACTCAGGCTAGCGGCACCAACCCGTTTAGCAGTACCACCCAGTCAAGCACCTCCAACCCGACTAGCACCACCAACACATCCGCGGCGACGTCTCTCTTTGGAGGTTCGCTAAGCAATAATTCGATCCAGCACCCCCCCGGAAATAGCACCGTGCCAAAGTTCACCAACGCCTTTTCTGGAGTTCTGAACGCGCAAGATAACTCCAGCGCCACGTGCGCGAACCCCAGCGGTAACAATCCCCTGTCGGGGAGCCTATTTGGAATGAAGAGCAGCCTAACTAGCAGTAACACCTTTGGCAGTCCAAACAGTGGTACCCTAGGCAATCAAACCGCTTCTACCATTGGCAATCAAACTACTGCTACCCTTGGCAACAGTCTTATGAACAACCTGTCGAATCAAACGACCAGCATTTTTAATCCCAAAAATAACTCCTCATCGGAAACGTCAAACATGAACCTCTCCTCCAGCAGTAACAGCCGCATCTTTGGTTTCGAGAAAAATACACAAGGCACTTCCCTCTTTGGAAATGCCGCGGGGAAGAACCAAAGCAAAGGTCTCTTTCCCTTTGGAAATAACAGTCAAGTTGGGAACCAGGACAAGGACAGTATGCAGTTGGGTTCCTCTTCTGGAGGTAACCCTATGTCTATTTTTGGCCAAAAGAGCAAGGGAGATTCGACCTTTTCGCTCATGCCAGGGGGGGGTACCTCGGCTAGCAGCATtggcggggggagcggcttAGGCGGCACCAACACCCTTAGCGGGGGTAGCGGCTTGGGCGGTACAAACACCTTTGGGGGGTTCGGACGGGGAGGCGGCGCAAGCGGCGGAAGCCTCATGAACAGCGGCACAGGCGTGTCGTTGAAGCCGAGCCCCGGTTTTCAGGGCGCCCTTGGTGCTCAGAAGGAGGGATTTTTTGGGGGCGCCAAGCCGAACGAGAACATTTTCGGCACGAGTGGCGCGGGCACAGGCGCAGGCGCGGCCGCCAACCAGACCAACATTTTTGGGATGCAGCTCAGCAGCGCCGCCAACCACAGTCCGTTTAGCAAGGCCGCCGGCGGGATTGGCGGGATTGGCGGGATTAGCGGGATTAGCGGGATTAGCGGCAGTGTCAGCGGCAATGCGAGCGGGAGTATTGGCGGAAATGTGAGCGGAAGTATTGGCGGCAGTCTCGGGCTGAATGGCCCCCCCGGGGGCGCGGGCGGCTCCCTCGGCTTCGGCTCCAGTCTGGCCCCAACCCCAGGCGCGACCATTGGCATGGGGAATAACCTGTCGCAGGGCAACCCAAGTGGGCCGCACTTCCAACCGATGGGCACAACCCCAAGTGCAAACAACTTGGCGAACCTCTTTAACAGCGAAAGTGGTTCGAAGGAGTTATTCAAAGATTTGAAGCTTTCCACGGATACGGGACAAAAGTTTagtgtaaataaaaagccGCTTTTCTCGAAGAGGGTGAAGAACAATACTCTCCTAACCCCCAACAGTAACGCAAATccagaaaataatattttcagtTCAAATTATGTGAATAAGGATAGCTTGTTGATTAACCAGGATAAACCCATGAAGGTTATTTTTGGGCAGAACAAGAGTAGCAGCGCGGTGgatcctcccccccccgtaggAGGAGCGGGTGCGCCCCCTCTGGGAGGTACAAACTTGTTTGGAAGCACCATCAGCGGGAGTACCATCAGCGGGAGTGGAGGCATAAACGACAGTGGCAGTAACAACCAGGAGAAGGCCAATAACCTCTTTAACCAAAGCAGCAATCAGATGGGAAACAAAATTACCTTCAACGCAGCTTCGAGCAGCAGCATGGGGCAGAGCAAtagcaccaccaccacctTTGGGAAGAGCACCGGCAGTAACCTGTTCggaagcagcagcagtaATTTATTCCAGAGCGGCACGAACAATCTCTTCGGAAATAATCAACCCAGTGGAAGTACAAACAGTagtaacaataataataataataataacccctttggagggagcccctttttcacccccccaGATGGAACCAAAAATGATCCCCACAATAACAACCCCGGTTTGGCTATTCcagtgaaaaaattaacactcgaggagaggaagaggaaaacagCCAAAAGTAATATGCTCTCTTTGTTTTCgaataacaaaatggggacctCCACGGATACGAATAATGCGGTTGACACTTCCCTGGGTGCGTCCTTGTCGAATGGTTTGCTTGGCAATAGAAGTTCGACGGGCGCCAACCCCTTCAGTTTTAGCAGCACTTCGGTGGATAGCGTCTCCAAGGGGGGCACCTCCGCCAACACCGCTACCGCTACCACGGCCAACGATGCGCCCGGTGGTACCTCCCTGTTTGGGCAGAACAGAGGCACCGGCAGCAACAGCGTCGCACTGGGCGCGCCGCAAACAACTTGGGGCGACAAAAAAGCATCCATCTTCGGCTCAGCCACGTCTGCCTCAAATGAAGGAAGTGGTGCCGCCGCTAACGCAGCGAATAAGGAGGGAAATGGAGACACCACCGCGACCACGCCCTCAACGAACCCCATCAGTGGTAATAACCCCAATGAGAAAGGCACCTTCCAGACAGGCATGAAGAGCAGTTTGTTTCCCTTCGCTTTAAACAAGACGGGGGAAAACACCACCGCAACGACGGAGAAGGAGAAACCCAAAAGTGGAATATTCGGTTTTGGATCTCTAGAAGTAAAGGGCGAGCAAAAGGAGgagccaaaggggggggataaAAATGACCTCCCAGAGAAAGACAAAGGAGGTGAAGACAAATTGTctaggaaaaacgaaaaagacaACTTTCAAGTTTTTGGCAGTGCATTTGTATCGTCTATAAATGGGCAGAATAAAGATGCGAGTGCTAAAGGAAATGATTCtgttccttcccctttcggctttggcaaaacaaaaatggaagaaaataaaacgagCGCTTCTCCCTTCGTTTTTCCATCGAATAAGGAAGACAGGAGTTCGACGCCCATTTTTGGCCTTCCCAGCAAAACGTCGTCCTTTAACGAATTGCAgacgggggaggagaaaaacaaaacgtcCGTTTTTTCCGTCGGGGGGGAGAGCAAGCAGGGGGACCTTTCCGGTGCGCAGCCCGAGCGATCCGACGTGTTTAAGTTTAGCGCCACTGGGGTGGGCACTGACGGAAGCGCGGTTGGTGCGAATGTGGGCGGCTCGTTTGGGAGCGGCGCGTTTGGAAGCACCCCGTTTGGGAGTGCCCCTTTTGGAGGTGCCCCCTTTGGAAGTGCCGCCCCCAAGACAGGCTCCCTGTTCGGCGGCCCAGTGGAAAGCGGCGCAAACGTTAGCGACCACATAAACTACGACGATGTGAAGaacaggaagaggaggaggaacgTAGACATGGAGGACCAGGACGAAGCGGCCAAGTCGAAGGGGAGAGACTCCACAGATGAGACGAATCAGTGGGGGGGTGACAACTCGAGGAGGAAAGGACCGAGTGGAAGCCATTTTggtgatgaaaaaaacgatGAATTAAGCACCGACAGtttgttcttcaaaaagaGCAAATTGGGGAGCGCCCTAAATGAtaccaaaaatattttaaacacGTTAAAATTTGATAACATCCCAAGCAAGGACATGCTAAGTGCGTCTCTTAACGAAACGAGTTTAAGTGCCCGAGAGAACAACTTAATCGAGAGGGGGGTTCTGAATGTTAGCGCTTCTCCATGGGATAGCAAAGAGGAGGGAGGCAGTCCGACAAAGGATAAAACTGGGAGTGGTATGCCGTCCAGtgggtttttcccccccacaggagGTGATGCCTCCCATTTTGGCCTCCGAAATACGCTGAGTAACCAGCTAACCGCAGAGACGAACAATACAAGCGGTGGACCAGCACCTTTTAAGCAATCGAGTGAACCGAACCATGGAAGTATGGAAGAATCGAATCTGCCATTTGGCACTCGTGAGGGGAACCACTTTTTGGACGACCAGGCGAAGAAAGGAGCGAAACAGGACGAACTGAATGACCAGGaaagattaaaaatgaataactACCTGATGCGGGAGACGAACGATGGAGGTAGTGACGTGGATGGTGACCTGGATCGTGATGGAAAGGAAGGCAAAAATGCGAAGAAGGACCACTTGGTGACGGACAAGAAAAGCCTAAATCGAATTGTAGCGTATAACAAGAGAATATCTTTCGATGATATAGAAGTGGACTTAGACAAAGACGTCATCGACTTGAATGACTTGAGACAGAATCTATTTTTGTGTGTTCTAAATTTTCACTTAAATTACTGGGCGGAGAAAGTTATCCTCTTCTACCCCcacaatgaaaaaattaacaaattttgtaATCGCATTATGAAGATAAAGAACGAATTTGATGAAACGTATAACTTTAACCTATTTGAGCAAATCCACATGTTAGCGAAAAAGATGCTGAAGAGGATAGACCGCAACTGCTGCATCTACGAAAGTGTGCTGTTCCTTTCGGCCGAGAATCTCTACGTCCTGAAGAACGCCAAGCTGTCTCTGTTCGAGGCCTTCAACGTATATCACTTTTGGTTTCAAAGAAATAGCCTcgatgtgaaaaaaaacttccagAATTTTATGTACACCAATAAGATTTACCCCTCCTACTTGAACTACTATATGAATCTTTATAAGAACCACAAGTCGTTTAATTATAAGTacacgcagggggggggagagaccGAGGGGAAGCGCAAGGGAAGtgcaaagaagaagaagatgaagcaGCTGGACCAGGAGGGGGAACGCGGCAGCGACTCGGCCAGCAACTCGGCGAGCAATTCGGCCAGCAACTCGGCGAGCAATTCGGCGAGCAATTCGACGGACCGGGAGGAGCCGAACGGCAGTGCCGGCTCGTCGGGCAGCTCGGCGCGCCCCCGCGACGGCGACTCCAGCAGCCAGGGGGAGGCGGACAGTGAAGGAAGCGGCGCAGGGAGTAGCGGTAGAAGTAGCGGTAGAAGTAGCGGTAGAAGTAGCGGTCGAAGTAGCGCCCGAAGTAGCTCCCGAAGCTGCCGTGGAGGCAGGCGCGCGAAGAGGAAGGGCAGGGCCAGGAAGGGGAGCGCCGAGCGCAAGGAGGACAGCCTGATCGAAATCCTCAACTCGAACAGCAGCGACGTGTCGGACGTGATGGACAACGGCAACAAGGAGGAGCCCCTGAACATGCACATCAAGGAGAAGTACCTCTATCTGTCTAAGGGGAAGGCCAGAAAGAACAAACTCTTCCTGCCCTCGCACATAAGGGTTAAGAAGCTCAGTGCATGCGAGTGCATACTGCTGGAACTTATCCTCAAGAGAGACATACTCAACGTTTTAAAgaagtacaaaatttttaaaacggaaaaatatgaataccTCTATGTGAACCTCATAGCAATGTTGAagcattataattatttctccCTAGAGAAGGAGAATGAAATAAGTAAGAGCTCCACCTCCACCAGCGCAACGGTGAGTGGAGTTGCCGGTGAAGCGGGTGAAGCCCACACCGGTGATGCTGGTGCGGGAACATCTCTCCCCCCGTTGGGCCAGAACAAACCGAACAGCCAGTTGAAGAAGCTATCAAACCATCTGACCTCAAATTGTAtgaacacaaaaaatgataaaattaatatcCTCAAAAAGATATGCGATAGGAATTTGCTATACTACATAAACATGCAGTTAAAGAACATTACCCACTTGATAAGCTTCAACGAAATGGAAATCGCCTGCGTGTACCTgaatcatataaaaaataatttgtatgTCATGTTCCAGATGCCTATTCTTCTCTACAATACCCTCTTCGACAGAATCATCACCTCGTATAATGACTACATCGTAATGGAAAACTTCTTCAACAACTCTTGCCTGTATAACGACTTTCgctatgaaaatattttcaaaacgAAGGTTGCCTATATGCTCATGAAGAAATTTTTCCACTTAGACGACACGGAGAACTGCATTCGATTCGCCCTCTACTTTGAGAGCATTCGCACAAAGGCTCCACGAAATAACATCTAcaatgattatatttttcataaaaactTGGTGAGTGCCTACATCAAGGTGCATGAAGATATCGTGCCGGAGGAGTGGATCCAGGCGCAGACTTCCAACAACAGCGAGCTGAGCGACCTGCACGACTCGGAATACCTCGACTActactccttcttcttcaaggACATCTCCAAGTATATAAAGTTCCACATCATGCAGAAGATCGTCTGCGGCAACATTTTCAGCCTGCGCAGGCGGGACTACACGAACGCGCAGgaggggggtagcggcgtgACCAGCGGTGTGGTTAGCGGTGTGGTTAGCGGTGGGGCTAGcggcggggttagcggtgggGCTAGCGGCGCTGCAGGTGGCGAGGCGAGTGAAGTAACCGCTGGAATGACCAGCGGCGCGAACGCCCCCGCCGGGGAGACgacccccccgcagagcgCCTGCGAAGACAACTTCGCGTGCTACTTCGTATACATGGTGAACCGCTCCATCCTGGACGACCTCATCAACCTGTACGCGTCCAAGGGCGACTACTTCTACAAGAGAATCTCAGCCACCCTCATCAACAGCTCCTTCGTAAAGGAATACGAAAAGACGCACAACAAACATTTCCACATGCACGTTCAGGTAGCCAATATAAACCACTTTATGAAAACGAACTTTTTCGAatacatcaattttttcaaaaaaaaagaactctACCACATCGATAAgacgaaaaatgaagatgaaATTATGCAGAACTTAGTTAACGTTATAAAaggaaatggaaaaaaaattgtcctaGTGATTAACATGCTCGTCGAAATTAttaccaaaatggaaaaaaaagttttgaAGAATgtcaacatttttattaccaTCAATTTGAGGAACTTAATCATCGACACTTTTTACCTCTTCAAGTACATTTTCAACAATAAGGAGTTTTCCCTCCACTTGGTGGAGGACATGTACAGGAACGCCGTCACCTTTAATGACCTTATCAACTCCACCTTCTCGGACGACGTGCACTACTACCCCCGGGAGCAAATAAAGGAGCTTTACACCTACATCCGCCACAAGTTTACCAACCAAAATTTGATCGCCTGA
- a CDS encoding pyruvate dehydrogenase E1 beta subunit, putative (encoded by transcript PVX_118170A; Apicoplast targeted protein. Curated by Stuart Ralph, Walter and Eliza Hall Institute of Medical Research, Australia.): MHNGVMLFLWLGVCLTWSGQSRKEPTKLLSFIGRENHPPGGKRTNTKGYMSANTTVTVGGGNNIATLNEGNYKKELKNVKVKRNISEALHMATYEEMKRDKSVYVLGEDVGLYGGSYKVTKNLAHFFGFARVLDTPICENSFMGLGIGSCINGLRPIVEGMNLSFLILAFNQISNNACMMRYMCDGQFNIPIVIRGPGGIGKQLGPEHSQRIESYLMSVPGIKIVSCSTPFNARGLLKSAIRDNNPVLFLEHVLLYNVEEEIPLLPYTLPIDRAETVRRGNHLTILCYGVTRHVAMEAAKELANINIDVEVIDLISLKPFDLETIGNSLKKTRKCLILDESAGFGGIGAELYTQVVEKFSPFLERRPVRLCTKDVPIAYSSRFEDACIVKKEDVVYMATYMHGQRG, translated from the coding sequence ATGCACAACGGGGTGATGCTTTTCCTCTGGCTGGGAGTTTGCCTGACCTGGTCAGGTCAAAGCAGGAAGGAACCCACAAAACTGCTGAGCTTCATCGGAAGGGAAAACCACCCACCTGGAGGGAAAAGAACTAACACCAAGGGGTACATGAGCGCAAATACGACAGTCAcagtgggggggggaaataacaTAGCCACTTTAAACGAAgggaattacaaaaaagaacTGAAAAACGTTAAGGTAAAGAGAAACATAAGCGAAGCGCTACATATGGCCACGTacgaagaaatgaaaagagaCAAAAGTGTCTACGTGTTGGGGGAAGATGTAGGCCTGTATGGAGGGTCCTACAAGGTAACAAAAAACTTGGCTCACTTTTTTGGGTTCGCCAGAGTGCTAGACACACCAATATGTGAAAATTCATTTATGGGGTTAGGCATCGGGTCGTGCATAAATGGATTGAGGCCCATAGTGGAAGGAATgaatttgtcatttttaattttagccTTTAACCAAATTTCTAACAATGCATGCATGATGAGATATATGTGTGATGGCCAATTTAACATTCCTATTGTAATTAGAGGACCAGGAGGGATAGGAAAACAGTTGGGCCCAGAACACTCACAGAGAATTGAATCCTATTTGATGAGTGTACCGGGGATTAAAATCGTGTCTTGCTCCACCCCATTCAATGCTAGGGGGTTGCTAAAATCGGCCATACGAGATAACAACCCTGTTTTGTTCCTCGAGCATGTGTTGCTATATAATGTCGAGGAGGAAATACCCCTCCTACCTTATACCCTACCGATTGATAGGGCCGAAACGGTCAGAAGAGGAAACCACCTCACCATTTTATGCTACGGGGTTACTAGGCATGTCGCAATGGAGGCAGCAAAAGAACTAGCTAATATCAACATCGACGTTGAGGTAATCGATTTGATCTCTTTAAAACCGTTCGACTTGGAAACGATTGGGAATTCTTTGAAGAAGACAAGGAAGTGCTTAATTCTGGACGAGTCCGCTGGGTTTGGGGGCATTGGTGCTGAGCTGTACACCCAGGTGGTTGAGaagttttcccccttcctgGAGAGGCGGCCCGTCCGCCTGTGCACGAAGGACGTGCCCATAGCCTACTCCAGCAGGTTCGAGGACGCCTGCATCGTCAAGAAGGAGGACGTCGTCTACATGGCCACCTACATGCACGGTCAGCGGGGGTAG